The Mycobacterium paragordonae genome includes a region encoding these proteins:
- a CDS encoding PE family protein, whose amino-acid sequence MSFVVANTDFVSQAAGNLARVGSLISEANNAAAAQTTAVAAAGADEVSAAVAAIFGAHAQTYQTLSAGASAFHEQFVQLLAGGAQQYALAEATNIGPLQPILDLINAPTNALLGRPLIGNGADGTAANPNGQAGGLLFGNGGNGFSSAVAGVGGGNGGAAGLLGSGGAGGVGGAGANGGAGGAGGWLFGAGGAGGNSGGGGGAGGLGGSAFLLGNGGAGGTSPNGMGAGGAGGNGGLLYGNGGHGGGSSLTGASGNGGRAFLFGDGGGGGDASNAAPAGAGGAGGAFIGNGGAGGNAPMGGVSGPGGQAGLIGNGGAGGNGNLTGGNGGNAVLIGNGGRGGTPNGVGGQGGLLFGAHG is encoded by the coding sequence ATGTCGTTCGTGGTCGCCAATACCGATTTCGTATCCCAAGCGGCGGGCAATCTGGCCCGGGTCGGATCACTGATCAGCGAAGCCAACAACGCGGCGGCAGCCCAGACCACCGCCGTCGCTGCCGCCGGCGCCGACGAAGTGTCGGCTGCCGTCGCTGCCATCTTCGGCGCGCACGCGCAGACGTATCAGACGCTCAGCGCCGGAGCCAGCGCCTTCCACGAACAATTCGTGCAACTGCTGGCGGGCGGAGCGCAGCAGTACGCATTGGCGGAAGCGACCAATATCGGTCCGCTGCAGCCGATCCTCGACCTGATCAACGCACCCACCAACGCACTGTTGGGCCGCCCGCTGATCGGCAACGGCGCTGACGGAACCGCGGCGAATCCGAATGGACAGGCGGGCGGCCTTCTCTTCGGCAACGGCGGCAACGGTTTCTCGTCGGCCGTCGCGGGAGTAGGCGGTGGCAATGGAGGGGCCGCCGGCCTGCTCGGTTCCGGCGGGGCTGGCGGCGTGGGCGGCGCGGGCGCGAACGGCGGCGCCGGTGGTGCCGGCGGCTGGCTGTTCGGCGCTGGCGGAGCCGGCGGTAACAGTGGTGGCGGCGGCGGCGCCGGCGGTCTCGGCGGCTCCGCATTCTTGTTAGGAAATGGCGGTGCCGGTGGTACCAGCCCGAACGGAATGGGGGCAGGTGGCGCCGGAGGCAATGGCGGCCTGCTGTACGGCAACGGCGGCCATGGCGGCGGCAGCTCCCTCACCGGCGCCTCTGGCAACGGCGGCAGGGCTTTCCTGTTCGGCGACGGCGGCGGTGGCGGGGACGCATCCAACGCCGCCCCGGCCGGAGCCGGCGGCGCAGGAGGCGCTTTCATCGGCAACGGCGGTGCGGGCGGCAACGCCCCGATGGGGGGCGTCTCCGGGCCCGGCGGGCAGGCCGGTCTGATCGGCAACGGCGGAGCCGGAGGCAACGGCAATTTGACCGGCGGCAACGGCGGAAATGCCGTCTTGATCGGCAACGGCGGCAGAGGCGGCACTCCAAACGGCGTCGGTGGCCAGGGCGGCCTACTGTTCGGCGCGCACGGGTAG
- a CDS encoding thioredoxin family protein: MGTGCTRALTAADFRQAVRGNENVFVYFWAPLCPPCDVFTPTYEASAQNCPDIVHAKVNFEVEKDLVETAGVTLLPTLMAFKKGKLVFKQPGIANPTVMAELVRQLRSYRHKSTTPSLL, encoded by the coding sequence ATGGGAACTGGGTGCACGCGGGCTCTGACCGCGGCCGATTTCCGGCAGGCGGTCAGGGGCAACGAGAACGTCTTCGTTTATTTCTGGGCGCCGTTGTGCCCGCCGTGCGACGTCTTCACGCCCACCTATGAGGCATCGGCGCAGAATTGCCCGGACATCGTGCACGCCAAGGTCAACTTCGAAGTAGAGAAGGATCTGGTCGAGACGGCCGGTGTGACGTTGCTGCCGACGCTGATGGCCTTTAAGAAGGGCAAGCTCGTCTTCAAACAGCCAGGCATCGCTAATCCGACGGTGATGGCCGAACTGGTCAGGCAGCTCAGGTCCTACCGGCACAAGTCGACCACGCCCAGCCTGCTGTGA
- the trxA gene encoding thioredoxin yields MTTQDLTAAQFNETVNGNDMVLVDFWASWCGPCRAFAPTFKAASEKHPDVVFAKVDTEAEQELAAAAQIRSIPTLMAFKKGQLLFNQAGALPPAALEDLVQQLKAYDIEAATEEATEV; encoded by the coding sequence GTGACTACCCAAGACCTCACTGCGGCGCAGTTCAACGAAACCGTCAACGGCAACGACATGGTGCTCGTTGACTTCTGGGCCTCCTGGTGCGGCCCGTGTCGCGCCTTCGCGCCCACCTTCAAGGCGGCGTCGGAAAAGCACCCTGACGTGGTCTTCGCCAAGGTCGACACCGAGGCCGAGCAGGAGTTGGCCGCTGCCGCTCAGATCCGGTCGATCCCCACGCTGATGGCCTTCAAGAAGGGTCAGCTGTTGTTCAATCAGGCCGGCGCGCTGCCTCCTGCCGCGCTGGAGGACCTGGTACAGCAACTCAAGGCCTACGACATCGAAGCGGCGACCGAAGAGGCAACCGAAGTCTGA
- a CDS encoding enoyl-CoA hydratase, with the protein MRYRFKVSLVLLEHPRPEIALITLNRPERMNSMAFDVMVPLKEALDQVTYDNSVRVVVLTGAGRGFSSGADHKSAGAVPHVEDLTRPTYALRSMELLDEIILKLRRLHQPVIAAVNGAAIGGGLCLALAADIRVASTSAYFRAAGINNGLTASELGLSYLLPRAIGSSRAFEIMLTGRDVSAEEAERIGLVSCQVPGAQLLDTCYAIAARMAAFSRPGIELTKRTLWSGLDAGSLEGHMQAEGLGQLFVRLLTSNFEEAVAARAEKRPAVFTDDK; encoded by the coding sequence CTGCGTTACCGTTTCAAGGTGAGTTTGGTCCTCCTGGAACACCCGCGGCCCGAGATCGCCCTCATCACGCTCAATCGTCCCGAGCGGATGAACTCGATGGCGTTCGACGTCATGGTGCCGTTGAAAGAGGCGCTCGATCAGGTCACCTACGACAACTCGGTGCGTGTGGTGGTGCTCACCGGCGCCGGCCGCGGATTCTCCTCGGGTGCTGACCACAAATCCGCCGGCGCCGTCCCGCATGTCGAAGACCTCACCCGCCCGACGTACGCGCTGCGGTCCATGGAGTTGCTCGACGAGATCATTCTGAAGCTGCGTCGGCTGCACCAGCCGGTGATCGCCGCGGTCAATGGTGCGGCCATCGGAGGAGGGCTGTGCCTGGCGCTGGCCGCCGACATCCGGGTGGCCTCCACCAGCGCGTATTTCCGGGCAGCCGGCATCAACAACGGTCTCACTGCCAGCGAACTGGGCCTGAGCTACCTGTTGCCCAGGGCCATCGGGTCATCGCGGGCATTCGAGATCATGTTGACCGGGCGTGACGTGTCCGCCGAGGAGGCCGAGCGGATCGGACTGGTGTCATGCCAGGTGCCAGGAGCGCAGCTGCTGGACACCTGTTATGCGATCGCCGCACGGATGGCCGCCTTCTCCCGACCGGGTATCGAGTTGACCAAACGCACGCTATGGAGTGGACTGGACGCCGGCAGCCTCGAGGGACACATGCAGGCCGAAGGCCTCGGACAGCTTTTCGTCCGTCTGCTCACCTCCAACTTCGAAGAAGCGGTTGCCGCACGCGCAGAGAAGCGCCCGGCGGTCTTCACCGACGACAAATAG
- a CDS encoding ABC-F family ATP-binding cassette domain-containing protein: MITATDLEVRAGARILLSPDGPDLRVQPGDRIGLVGRNGAGKTTTMRILAGEGQPYAGSVIRKGEIGYLPQDPKEGDLDVLARDRVLSARGLDVLLTDLEKQQALMAEVADDDARDRAIRRYGQLEERFVALGGYGAESEAGRICASLGLPDRVLTQQLRTLSGGQRRRVELARILFAASDSGSGSSTTLLLDEPTNHLDADSVGWLRDFLRSHTGGLVIISHNVELLADVVNRVWFLDAVRGEVDVYNMTWQKYLDARATDEQRRRRERANAERKATALRNQAAKLGAKATKAVAAQNMLRRADRMMASLDDERVADKVARIRFPTPAPCGRTPLVAKGLSRTYGSLEVFTGLDLAIDRGSRVVILGLNGAGKTTLLRLLAGVETPDTGGLEPGHGLRIGYFAQEHDTLDNDATVWQNIRHAAPESGEQDLRGLLGAFMFTGPQLDQPAGTLSGGEKTRLALAGLVASTANVLLLDEPTNNLDPASREQVLDALRSYQGAVVLVTHDPGAAEALDPQRVVLLPDGTEDYWSEEYRDLIELA; this comes from the coding sequence GTGATCACGGCTACGGACCTCGAGGTCCGCGCTGGTGCGCGCATCCTGCTCTCGCCCGACGGCCCGGATCTGCGGGTGCAGCCCGGCGACCGGATCGGACTCGTCGGGCGTAACGGCGCCGGCAAGACGACGACCATGCGCATCCTGGCGGGGGAGGGCCAACCGTATGCCGGTTCGGTCATCCGCAAGGGCGAAATCGGTTATCTCCCACAGGATCCCAAAGAGGGCGACCTCGACGTCCTGGCTCGCGACCGGGTGCTCTCGGCGCGCGGGCTGGACGTGCTTCTCACCGACCTGGAGAAACAGCAGGCCCTGATGGCCGAAGTCGCCGACGACGACGCGCGCGACCGTGCCATCCGCCGCTACGGGCAGCTGGAGGAGCGGTTCGTCGCGCTCGGCGGTTACGGTGCCGAGAGTGAGGCGGGCCGTATCTGCGCCAGTCTCGGACTGCCCGACCGGGTGCTCACCCAGCAACTGCGCACCCTGTCCGGCGGTCAGCGCCGCAGGGTCGAACTGGCGCGCATCCTGTTCGCGGCATCGGATAGCGGTTCGGGTTCGTCGACGACGTTGCTGCTCGACGAGCCGACCAACCACCTCGACGCGGATTCGGTTGGTTGGCTTCGGGATTTCCTGCGCTCCCACACCGGCGGGCTGGTGATCATCAGCCACAACGTCGAACTACTCGCCGACGTCGTGAACCGGGTGTGGTTCCTCGACGCGGTACGCGGCGAAGTCGACGTCTACAACATGACCTGGCAGAAGTACCTCGACGCCCGCGCCACCGACGAACAGCGTCGCCGCCGGGAACGCGCCAACGCCGAGCGCAAAGCGACCGCGCTGCGGAACCAGGCCGCCAAGCTGGGCGCCAAAGCCACCAAAGCCGTTGCCGCACAGAACATGTTGCGTCGTGCCGATCGGATGATGGCCTCGCTCGACGACGAGCGGGTCGCCGACAAGGTGGCCCGCATCAGGTTCCCCACCCCGGCCCCGTGCGGGCGTACGCCGTTGGTGGCCAAGGGGCTGAGCAGAACCTACGGGTCGCTGGAGGTGTTCACCGGGCTCGACCTGGCCATCGACCGGGGCTCGCGGGTGGTGATTCTCGGACTCAACGGCGCCGGCAAAACCACGCTGCTGCGCCTGCTGGCGGGCGTCGAAACGCCCGATACCGGCGGCCTGGAACCCGGCCATGGTTTGCGGATCGGCTACTTCGCCCAAGAGCACGACACTCTGGACAACGACGCGACCGTCTGGCAGAACATCCGCCACGCCGCCCCCGAATCCGGCGAACAGGATCTGCGCGGTCTGCTCGGGGCTTTCATGTTCACCGGCCCGCAGCTCGACCAGCCCGCCGGCACGTTGTCCGGCGGTGAGAAAACCCGACTCGCGCTGGCCGGCCTGGTCGCCTCGACCGCCAACGTGCTGTTGCTCGATGAGCCGACCAACAACCTCGACCCGGCCTCGCGCGAGCAGGTGCTCGACGCGCTGCGCAGTTATCAGGGTGCCGTGGTGCTGGTGACCCATGACCCCGGGGCCGCCGAAGCGCTCGACCCGCAGCGGGTCGTGCTGCTGCCCGACGGCACCGAGGATTACTGGTCGGAGGAGTACCGCGACCTCATCGAGCTGGCCTGA
- a CDS encoding helix-turn-helix domain-containing protein, with amino-acid sequence MRKSKETRDQLLHELRNAYEKGASIRNLAASTGRSYGSVHSMLRESGTIMRGRGGPNHRAVKPSA; translated from the coding sequence ATGCGGAAGTCAAAGGAGACCCGCGACCAGCTGTTGCACGAGCTTCGCAACGCCTACGAGAAGGGCGCCAGCATCCGTAATCTGGCCGCCTCGACCGGGCGCTCATACGGCTCAGTGCACAGCATGCTGCGCGAGTCGGGAACCATAATGCGCGGCCGTGGCGGACCCAACCACCGCGCCGTCAAACCCTCGGCGTAA
- a CDS encoding TetR/AcrR family transcriptional regulator produces the protein MPKVSEDHLEARRRQILDGARRCFAEYGYDQATVRRLEQEIGMSRGAIFHHYRDKDALFFALAREDTQRMAEVASRSGLIQVMRDMLAAPEQFDWLATRLEIARKLRQDPEFSRGWAERSAELAAATTERLHRQKQAGRVREDVPADVLHCYLDLVLDGLVARLASGEDPQRLAAVLDLVENSVRTSAGTQA, from the coding sequence GTGCCAAAGGTCAGCGAGGACCATCTGGAGGCTCGGCGCCGTCAGATTCTCGACGGTGCACGCCGCTGTTTCGCCGAGTACGGCTACGACCAAGCCACGGTGCGACGGCTGGAACAAGAGATCGGGATGTCGCGCGGCGCGATCTTCCACCACTACCGGGACAAGGACGCACTGTTCTTCGCGCTGGCGCGCGAGGACACCCAGCGGATGGCGGAGGTCGCGTCGCGCTCGGGGCTCATCCAGGTGATGCGGGACATGCTCGCGGCCCCCGAGCAGTTCGACTGGCTGGCCACCCGGCTGGAGATCGCGCGCAAGCTGCGCCAGGACCCGGAGTTCAGTCGCGGCTGGGCGGAGCGTTCAGCCGAACTGGCGGCGGCGACGACCGAGCGGCTGCATCGGCAGAAACAGGCCGGGCGGGTACGTGAGGACGTCCCCGCCGACGTGTTGCACTGCTACCTCGATCTGGTGCTCGACGGTCTGGTGGCCCGCCTCGCATCAGGCGAGGATCCGCAACGCCTGGCCGCGGTGCTGGACCTGGTGGAGAACTCAGTGCGCACCTCGGCTGGGACGCAGGCGTAG
- a CDS encoding aconitate hydratase yields MSSKNSFGARDTLKVGDNSYEIYRLDAVEGTKKLPYSLKVLAENLLRTEDGANITKDHIEAIANWDPDADPSIEIQFTPARVVMQDFTGVPCIVDLATMREAVEDLGGDPEKVNPLAPAELVIDHSVILDVFGRADAFERNVELEYERNGERYQFLRWGQGAFDDFKVVPPGTGIVHQVNIEYLARTVMTRDDGQGTTVAYPDTCVGTDSHTTMVNGLGVLGWGVGGIEAEAAMLGQPVSMLIPRVVGFKLTGEIKPGVTATDVVLTVTDMLRKHGVVGKFVEFYGNGVAEVPLANRATLGNMSPEFGSTAAIFPIDEETIKYLTLTGRSEEQLALVEAYAKEQGMWHDPDHEPKYSEYLELDLSTVVPSIAGPKRPQDRIPLSEAKVAFRKDIHNYVEENHPAPETKLDEAVEESFPASDSVTLSFADDGEGDRVPSAANGHSGRPSKPIDVKSEERGEFVLDHGAVVVAGITSCTNTSNPSVMLGAALLARNAVEKGLTSKPWVKTNMAPGSQVVTDYYNKAGLWPYLEKLGFYLGGYGCTTCIGNTGPLPDEISAAINDNDLSVTAVLSGNRNFEGRISPDVKMNYLASPPLVIAYAIAGTMDFDFENDPLGQDNDGNDVFLKDIWPTTQEIEETIASSINRDMFTESYADVFKGDDRWRSLPTPEGNTFEWADDSTYVRKAPYFDGMPADPEPVKDIKGARVLALLGDSVTTDHISPAGAIKKGTPAAQYLEEHGVEPKDFNSLGSRRGNHEVMIRGTFANIRLKNQLLDDVSGGYTRDFTQDGGPQAFIFDAAQNYAAQNVPLVVLGGKEYGSGSSRDWAAKGTLLLGVRAVITESFERIHRSNLIGMGVIPLQFPEGESAKSLKLDGTETYDITGIEALNDGKTPKTVKVTATKEDGSKVEFDAVVRIDTPGEADYYRNGGILQYVLRNMLKSGKSG; encoded by the coding sequence GTGAGCAGCAAGAATTCGTTCGGAGCCCGCGACACACTCAAGGTCGGCGACAACAGCTATGAGATTTATCGCCTCGACGCCGTTGAGGGCACCAAGAAACTCCCCTACAGCCTCAAAGTCCTCGCCGAGAACCTGCTGCGCACCGAAGACGGCGCCAACATCACCAAGGACCACATCGAGGCGATCGCCAACTGGGACCCCGACGCCGACCCGAGCATCGAGATCCAATTCACCCCGGCCCGGGTGGTCATGCAGGACTTCACCGGGGTTCCCTGCATCGTCGACCTGGCCACCATGCGCGAGGCCGTCGAAGACCTGGGCGGCGACCCGGAGAAGGTGAACCCGCTGGCACCGGCCGAGCTGGTGATCGACCACTCGGTGATCCTCGACGTGTTCGGCCGCGCCGACGCCTTCGAGCGCAACGTCGAGCTGGAATACGAGCGCAACGGCGAGCGCTACCAGTTCCTGCGTTGGGGCCAAGGCGCTTTCGACGACTTCAAGGTGGTCCCCCCGGGCACCGGCATCGTGCACCAGGTCAATATCGAATACCTGGCGCGCACGGTCATGACGCGTGACGACGGGCAAGGAACAACAGTCGCCTACCCGGACACCTGTGTGGGCACCGACAGCCACACCACGATGGTCAACGGCCTGGGCGTGCTGGGCTGGGGTGTCGGCGGCATCGAGGCCGAGGCCGCCATGCTGGGCCAGCCGGTGTCCATGCTGATCCCGCGCGTGGTCGGCTTCAAGCTCACCGGTGAGATCAAGCCCGGCGTCACCGCCACCGACGTCGTGCTCACCGTCACCGACATGCTGCGCAAGCACGGCGTGGTCGGCAAGTTCGTGGAGTTCTACGGCAACGGCGTCGCCGAAGTGCCACTGGCCAACCGCGCCACCCTGGGCAACATGAGCCCCGAATTCGGTTCCACCGCAGCCATTTTCCCGATCGACGAAGAGACCATCAAATATCTGACCCTGACCGGCCGGTCCGAGGAGCAGCTCGCGCTCGTCGAGGCGTACGCCAAGGAACAGGGCATGTGGCACGACCCCGATCACGAGCCGAAGTACTCCGAGTACCTGGAGCTCGACCTGTCGACGGTGGTGCCCTCGATCGCCGGACCGAAGCGTCCGCAGGACCGAATCCCGTTGTCGGAGGCCAAGGTTGCCTTCCGCAAGGACATCCACAACTACGTGGAGGAGAACCACCCGGCACCGGAGACCAAGCTGGACGAGGCGGTCGAGGAGTCCTTCCCGGCCAGCGACTCCGTGACGCTGTCCTTCGCCGACGACGGCGAGGGTGACCGCGTTCCCTCAGCCGCGAACGGGCACTCGGGCCGGCCGTCCAAGCCGATCGACGTGAAATCCGAGGAGCGTGGCGAATTCGTGCTCGACCACGGCGCCGTGGTGGTTGCGGGAATCACGTCCTGCACCAACACCTCCAACCCGTCGGTGATGCTCGGCGCCGCACTGCTGGCCCGCAACGCCGTCGAGAAGGGCCTGACCTCCAAGCCCTGGGTGAAGACCAACATGGCGCCCGGCTCGCAGGTGGTGACCGACTACTACAACAAGGCCGGCCTGTGGCCCTACCTGGAGAAGTTGGGCTTCTACCTCGGCGGCTACGGATGCACCACCTGCATCGGCAACACCGGTCCGCTGCCCGACGAGATCTCCGCGGCGATCAACGACAACGACCTGTCGGTGACCGCGGTGCTCTCGGGCAACCGTAACTTCGAGGGCCGCATCTCCCCCGACGTCAAGATGAACTACCTGGCCTCACCGCCATTGGTGATCGCCTACGCGATCGCGGGCACGATGGACTTCGACTTCGAGAACGACCCGCTCGGGCAGGACAACGACGGCAACGACGTCTTCCTCAAGGACATCTGGCCCACCACCCAGGAGATCGAGGAGACCATCGCCTCCTCGATCAACCGGGACATGTTCACCGAGTCATACGCCGACGTGTTCAAGGGCGACGACCGCTGGCGGTCGCTGCCCACCCCGGAGGGCAACACCTTCGAGTGGGCCGACGACTCCACTTACGTGCGCAAGGCGCCGTACTTCGACGGCATGCCCGCCGACCCGGAGCCGGTAAAAGACATCAAGGGCGCCAGAGTCCTTGCTTTGCTGGGTGACTCGGTGACCACCGACCACATCTCGCCGGCCGGCGCAATCAAGAAGGGCACCCCGGCGGCGCAGTACCTCGAGGAGCACGGGGTCGAGCCCAAGGACTTCAACTCCCTCGGCTCGCGGCGCGGCAACCACGAGGTGATGATCCGCGGCACCTTCGCCAACATCCGGCTCAAGAACCAGCTGCTCGACGATGTCTCCGGCGGTTACACCCGCGACTTCACCCAGGACGGCGGACCGCAGGCGTTCATCTTCGACGCGGCGCAAAACTATGCGGCACAGAACGTTCCGCTGGTGGTCCTGGGCGGTAAGGAGTACGGGTCCGGCTCCTCGCGGGACTGGGCCGCCAAGGGCACGCTGCTGTTGGGTGTGCGCGCGGTGATCACCGAATCATTCGAGCGCATCCACCGCTCCAACCTGATCGGCATGGGCGTCATCCCGCTGCAGTTCCCGGAGGGTGAGTCGGCCAAGTCGCTGAAGTTGGACGGCACCGAGACCTACGACATCACCGGCATCGAGGCGCTCAACGACGGCAAGACGCCGAAGACGGTGAAGGTGACCGCCACCAAGGAGGACGGTTCCAAGGTCGAGTTCGACGCGGTGGTCCGCATCGACACCCCCGGCGAGGCCGACTATTACCGCAACGGCGGCATCCTGCAGTACGTGCTGCGCAACATGCTCAAGTCCGGCAAGTCCGGCTAA
- a CDS encoding DUF6676 family protein — MPQTYLPQTIPFLPEYIPQDVDINSIKAQVAADGVAATPNVEPGLQEVVSQARGDGITLKIVLLDHNPPNDTPLRDIATVVGADYPDSTVLVLSPSYVGSYSSHYPRVTLEAGEDHSKTGNPMQSAQNFLNELNTPEFPWTALTIVLLIGVFAAAVGTRLMQLGNRQPATSSARAEAPADEDSQGI; from the coding sequence TTGCCGCAGACTTATTTGCCGCAGACGATCCCGTTCCTGCCCGAATACATCCCGCAGGACGTCGACATCAACTCGATCAAGGCGCAGGTTGCCGCGGACGGCGTCGCGGCCACGCCGAACGTCGAACCGGGTCTGCAGGAAGTGGTGAGTCAGGCGCGCGGTGACGGAATCACCCTCAAGATCGTGCTGCTCGATCACAACCCGCCCAACGACACGCCGTTGCGCGACATCGCGACCGTGGTCGGCGCCGACTACCCCGATTCCACGGTGCTGGTACTCAGCCCGAGCTACGTCGGCAGCTACAGCAGCCACTACCCGCGGGTCACCCTCGAAGCCGGCGAGGACCATTCGAAAACCGGCAATCCGATGCAGTCCGCGCAGAATTTTCTCAACGAACTCAACACGCCTGAGTTTCCCTGGACGGCGCTGACGATTGTTTTGCTGATCGGGGTGTTCGCCGCAGCGGTGGGTACCCGTCTGATGCAGCTGGGCAACCGCCAGCCAGCAACGTCGAGCGCGAGAGCCGAAGCCCCCGCCGACGAGGATTCCCAGGGCATTTAA
- the ripA gene encoding NlpC/P60 family peptidoglycan endopeptidase RipA: protein MRRTRPGSASRTAARLVRPAVPTVLSVALLFGTPELGMARADPAADSMAVLIANVAKASQRLEDLANAVEMEQEGVNKALVAVEEAREQAEVAGRELETSQQSVKDANAAIAAAQQRFNSFAAATYMNGPSDGFLTARSPEEMIAAASAAQTMTTSSQAVMARLQRARTEQVNKESVARQAKQKADKAAADAKSSQDAAVAALGDTRRKFDDQRDEVNRVAAEREQAEAKLQAAQLVAWHAAGGQGTPPSGMWDSADGPGGGRRWDGWDPTLPQVPSANIPGDPIAVVNQVLGYSATSAQVTAQMGRNFLQQLGILKPDDTGITNAPAAATSGRIPRVYGRQASEYVIRRGISQIGVPYSWGGGNAAGPSKGIDSGAGITGFDCSGLVLYSFAGVGIKLPHYSGSQYNMGRKIPTAQMRRGDVIFYGPGGSQHVTIYLGNGQMLEAPDIGLKVRTAPVRTSGMTPFVIRYIEY from the coding sequence ATGAGACGGACACGCCCGGGCTCTGCTTCGCGAACCGCCGCCAGGTTGGTACGGCCAGCCGTGCCGACTGTGCTCAGCGTCGCGCTGCTGTTCGGCACGCCCGAGCTCGGAATGGCCAGGGCGGACCCGGCGGCTGACTCGATGGCGGTGCTGATCGCCAACGTCGCAAAGGCGAGCCAGCGTCTGGAGGACCTGGCCAACGCCGTCGAGATGGAGCAGGAGGGCGTCAACAAGGCGCTGGTGGCCGTCGAAGAGGCGCGGGAACAGGCTGAGGTCGCCGGGCGGGAGCTGGAGACCAGCCAGCAATCGGTGAAGGACGCGAATGCGGCCATCGCCGCGGCCCAGCAGCGGTTCAATTCCTTCGCCGCGGCCACCTATATGAACGGACCGTCGGACGGCTTCCTGACTGCTCGCAGCCCCGAAGAGATGATCGCCGCCGCGTCGGCGGCCCAGACCATGACCACCAGTTCGCAGGCGGTGATGGCCAGACTGCAGCGGGCGCGTACCGAGCAGGTTAATAAGGAATCCGTAGCGCGCCAGGCCAAGCAGAAGGCCGACAAGGCCGCCGCCGACGCCAAGTCCAGCCAGGACGCGGCGGTCGCGGCGCTCGGTGACACCCGGCGCAAGTTCGACGACCAGCGCGACGAGGTCAATCGCGTCGCCGCCGAGCGTGAGCAGGCCGAAGCCAAGTTGCAGGCCGCGCAACTGGTCGCATGGCACGCGGCCGGCGGGCAGGGCACGCCGCCGTCAGGCATGTGGGACTCGGCCGACGGACCCGGTGGCGGGCGTCGCTGGGACGGTTGGGACCCCACGCTGCCGCAGGTGCCCAGCGCGAACATCCCTGGTGACCCGATCGCCGTGGTGAACCAGGTGCTGGGCTATTCGGCGACGTCGGCGCAGGTGACCGCCCAGATGGGGCGCAACTTCCTGCAGCAGCTCGGCATCCTCAAACCTGACGACACCGGCATCACCAATGCGCCGGCGGCGGCGACGTCGGGCCGCATACCGCGGGTCTACGGCCGGCAGGCCTCCGAGTACGTCATCCGGCGCGGCATATCGCAGATCGGCGTCCCCTACTCCTGGGGCGGTGGCAACGCGGCGGGTCCCAGCAAAGGAATCGACTCGGGCGCCGGCATCACCGGCTTCGACTGTTCGGGACTGGTGCTCTACTCGTTTGCCGGCGTGGGGATCAAGCTGCCGCACTATTCGGGTTCGCAGTACAACATGGGCCGCAAGATCCCGACCGCCCAGATGCGCCGTGGCGACGTCATCTTCTACGGCCCCGGCGGCAGCCAACACGTGACGATCTACCTCGGCAACGGCCAGATGCTCGAGGCGCCCGACATCGGTTTGAAGGTGCGCACCGCGCCGGTCCGCACCAGCGGCATGACGCCGTTCGTGATCCGCTACATCGAGTATTAA
- the ripB gene encoding NlpC/P60 family peptidoglycan endopeptidase RipB, translating to MRHKRFRFSLAWITALVTGLLIAVANPAPALAEPGEWDPTLPAAVSAGAPGDPLAVANASLQATAQATQTTLNLGQQFLSGLGINLGGSAAPAADSSTGASRIPRANGRQAIEHVIRRAGSQMGVPYSWGGGSLDGPSKGVDSGAGINGFDCSGLMRYAFAGVGVLIPRFSGDQYTAGRHIPQNEARRGDLIFYGPNGGQHVTMYLGNGQMLEASSLAGKVTISPVRKPGMTPYLTRIIEY from the coding sequence ATGCGTCACAAGCGATTTCGCTTCTCCCTCGCCTGGATCACCGCGCTGGTGACCGGGCTGTTGATCGCTGTGGCCAACCCGGCCCCGGCCTTGGCCGAACCGGGCGAGTGGGATCCCACCCTGCCGGCCGCGGTCAGCGCGGGCGCTCCCGGCGACCCGTTGGCCGTCGCCAACGCCTCGCTGCAGGCAACCGCGCAGGCCACTCAGACCACGCTCAATCTGGGGCAGCAGTTCCTGTCCGGGCTGGGCATCAACCTGGGCGGCTCCGCCGCTCCGGCCGCGGACAGCAGTACCGGTGCGAGCCGGATTCCGCGGGCTAATGGCCGGCAGGCGATCGAGCACGTCATTCGCCGGGCCGGGTCGCAGATGGGTGTTCCTTACTCCTGGGGAGGCGGCTCGCTGGACGGCCCCAGCAAGGGTGTCGACTCGGGCGCGGGCATCAACGGTTTCGACTGCTCGGGTCTGATGCGCTACGCCTTCGCCGGCGTCGGTGTGCTGATCCCGCGCTTCTCCGGCGACCAGTACACCGCCGGACGACACATCCCGCAGAACGAGGCAAGGCGCGGCGACCTCATCTTCTACGGCCCCAACGGCGGCCAGCACGTCACCATGTACCTCGGCAACGGTCAGATGCTGGAAGCCTCCAGCCTGGCGGGCAAAGTCACCATCAGCCCGGTGCGCAAACCCGGCATGACGCCGTATCTGACTAGGATCATCGAGTACTGA